From Paenibacillus sp. V4I7, one genomic window encodes:
- a CDS encoding helix-turn-helix transcriptional regulator produces MNENNPLRDVFDAIADPTRRRLIRLLSEAEEIPLHELTAQFEMGRTAVSKHLTILKDAGLVLDRKVGRETRFRLNASPLREIQDWVAFYSKFWSTNMLHLKQLLEEEEE; encoded by the coding sequence GTGAACGAAAACAACCCGTTGCGTGATGTGTTTGACGCGATTGCAGATCCAACTAGGCGCCGATTGATACGTCTGTTATCAGAGGCAGAGGAGATACCGCTTCATGAATTAACGGCACAGTTTGAAATGGGCCGTACAGCGGTATCCAAGCATTTGACAATCCTTAAAGATGCCGGACTGGTACTTGACCGAAAAGTCGGCAGAGAAACGCGGTTTAGGCTAAACGCCTCTCCACTCAGAGAAATTCAAGATTGGGTGGCTTTCTACAGCAAGTTCTGGAGTACGAATATGTTGCACTTGAAGCAACTATTAGAGGAGGAAGAAGAATGA
- a CDS encoding SRPBCC domain-containing protein, whose protein sequence is MSLTLTLDFQYKTSIEKLWFALTDSSKLAKWVVNIHTGQAMENDFKPVVGHRFQFRTQPTEWWDGIVDGEVLIVDAPNRLSYTWASGGEKHTVTWTLQDLGDAKVNLHLEQTGISNAQALGGAKYGWGKWCGELEKVLEQ, encoded by the coding sequence ATGAGTTTAACATTAACCTTGGATTTTCAGTACAAGACATCGATTGAGAAGCTTTGGTTCGCCTTAACTGATTCAAGCAAGCTTGCCAAGTGGGTGGTCAATATCCACACCGGTCAGGCGATGGAAAATGATTTTAAGCCTGTTGTAGGACATCGTTTTCAGTTTCGTACTCAGCCGACCGAATGGTGGGATGGCATTGTTGACGGCGAAGTGCTTATCGTGGACGCACCAAACCGGTTGTCCTATACTTGGGCCAGTGGAGGAGAGAAGCACACGGTCACCTGGACGCTGCAGGATTTAGGGGACGCAAAGGTTAACCTTCATCTCGAACAAACCGGAATCTCAAATGCTCAAGCACTGGGTGGAGCTAAGTATGGCTGGGGTAAATGGTGCGGCGAGCTTGAAAAGGTGTTGGAACAATAA